A portion of the Citrobacter rodentium NBRC 105723 = DSM 16636 genome contains these proteins:
- the serS gene encoding serine--tRNA ligase: MLDPNLLRNEPDAVAEKLARRGFKLDVDKLRALEERRKVLQVNTENLQAERNSRSKSIGQAKARGEDIEPLRLEVNKLGEELDAAKAELDVLQAEIRDIALTIPNLPADDVPVGKDENDNVEVSRWGTPRQFDFEVRDHVTLGEMHTGLDFAAAVKLTGSRFVVMKGQIARMHRALSQFMLDLHTEQHGYSENYVPYLVNHDTLYGTGQLPKFAGDLFHTRPLEEEADSSNYALIPTAEVPLTNLVRDEIIDEDLLPIKMTAHTPCFRSEAGSYGRDTRGLIRMHQFDKVEMVQIVRPEDSMAALEEMTGHAEKVLQLLGLPYRKIVLCTGDMGFGACKTYDLEVWIPAQNTYREISSCSNVWDFQARRMQARCRSKSDKKTRLVHTLNGSGLAVGRTLVAVMENYQQADGRIEVPEVLRPYMNGLEYIG, translated from the coding sequence ATGCTCGATCCCAATCTGCTGCGTAATGAGCCAGACGCAGTCGCTGAAAAACTGGCACGCCGGGGCTTTAAGCTGGATGTAGATAAGCTGCGCGCTCTTGAAGAGCGTCGTAAGGTCTTGCAGGTTAATACGGAAAACCTGCAGGCAGAGCGTAATTCTCGATCGAAATCCATCGGCCAGGCGAAAGCGCGCGGGGAAGATATTGAGCCTTTACGCTTGGAAGTTAACAAGCTGGGCGAGGAGCTGGATGCGGCGAAAGCCGAGCTGGATGTACTGCAGGCTGAGATCCGCGACATCGCGCTGACCATTCCTAATCTGCCTGCTGACGATGTGCCGGTGGGAAAAGACGAGAACGACAACGTTGAAGTCAGCCGTTGGGGAACGCCCCGTCAGTTTGATTTCGAAGTCCGCGATCACGTGACGCTGGGCGAAATGCATACCGGCCTTGATTTTGCCGCCGCCGTGAAGCTGACGGGCTCTCGTTTTGTGGTGATGAAAGGGCAGATTGCCCGGATGCATCGCGCTCTTTCCCAGTTCATGCTGGATCTGCACACGGAGCAGCATGGCTACAGCGAAAATTACGTTCCGTACCTGGTCAACCATGACACCCTGTACGGCACCGGTCAGTTGCCGAAATTCGCCGGCGATCTGTTCCATACCCGTCCGCTCGAAGAAGAAGCCGACAGCAGCAATTATGCGCTGATCCCGACGGCGGAAGTGCCGCTGACCAACCTGGTACGCGACGAGATCATTGACGAAGATCTGCTGCCGATCAAAATGACTGCGCATACGCCATGCTTCCGTTCTGAAGCCGGTTCGTATGGCCGCGATACCCGTGGCCTGATTCGTATGCACCAGTTCGACAAAGTGGAAATGGTGCAGATCGTTCGTCCGGAAGATTCAATGGCGGCTCTGGAAGAGATGACCGGTCACGCCGAGAAAGTATTACAGCTGCTGGGCCTGCCGTACCGCAAGATTGTTTTGTGCACCGGCGACATGGGCTTTGGCGCCTGCAAAACTTACGATCTGGAAGTATGGATCCCGGCGCAGAATACCTATCGTGAAATTTCCTCCTGCTCGAACGTCTGGGATTTCCAGGCGCGCCGTATGCAGGCTCGCTGCCGCAGCAAGTCCGACAAGAAGACCCGTCTGGTTCACACCCTGAACGGTTCTGGTCTGGCGGTGGGACGTACGCTGGTTGCGGTGATGGAAAACTATCAGCAGGCGGATGGCCGTATTGAGGTGCCGGAAGTGCTGCGTCCGTATATGAACGGACTGGAATACATTGGCTGA
- the dmsA gene encoding dimethylsulfoxide reductase subunit A, which yields MKTKISDAVMATEVSRRGLVKTTAIGGLALASSAFTLPFTRIANAAQAISPAQASEKVIWSACTVNCGSRCPLRMHVVDGEIKYVETDNTGDDNYDGLHQVRACLRGRSMRRRVYNPDRLKYPMKRVGKRGEGKFERISWDEAYDIIVSNMQRLIKEYGNESIYLNYGTGTLGGTLTRSWPPGKTLIARLMNCCGGYLNHYGDYSSAQIAAGLNYTYGGWADGNSPSDIENSKLVVLFGNNPGETRMSGGGVTYYLEQARQKSNARMIIIDPRYTDTGAGREDEWIPIRPGTDAALVNALAYVLITENMVDQPFLDTYCVGYDEKTLPASAPKNGHYKAYILGEGKDGIAKTPEWAAQITGIPADRIVKLAREIGSAKPAYISQGWGPQRHANGEIATRAISMLAILTGNVGINGGNSGAREGSYSLPFERMPTLENPVETSISMFMWTDAIERGPEMTALRDGVRGKDKLDVPIKMIWNYAGNCLINQHSEINRTHEILQDDKKCEMIVVIDCHMTSSAKYADILLPDCTASEQMDFALDASCGNMSYVIFADQAIKPHFECKTIYQMTSELAKRLGVEQQFTEGRSQEEWMRHLYEQSRKAIPDLPTFEEFRKQGIFKQRDPQGHHVAYKAFRDDPQANPLTTPSGRIEIYSQELAEIAASWELPEGDVIDPLPIYTPGFENYNDPLTKDYPLQLTGFHYKSRVHSTYGNVDVLKAACRQEMWINPLDAQKRGIANGDKVRIFNGRGELHIEAKVTPRMMPGVVALGEGAWYDPDTKRIDRGGCINVLTTQRPSPLAKGNPSHTNLVQVEKV from the coding sequence ATGAAAACTAAGATCTCCGATGCCGTGATGGCAACAGAGGTAAGTCGCCGTGGTTTGGTAAAAACAACGGCGATAGGCGGTCTGGCATTGGCCAGCAGCGCGTTTACCCTGCCATTCACCCGCATCGCGAACGCCGCGCAGGCCATCAGCCCGGCGCAGGCCAGTGAAAAAGTCATCTGGAGCGCGTGTACCGTCAACTGCGGCAGCCGCTGCCCGCTGCGTATGCACGTCGTGGATGGCGAAATCAAATATGTGGAAACAGACAATACCGGCGACGATAACTACGATGGCCTGCATCAGGTGCGCGCCTGTCTGCGCGGACGCTCCATGCGGCGTCGCGTCTATAATCCGGACCGCCTGAAATATCCGATGAAGCGCGTTGGCAAACGCGGCGAAGGAAAATTTGAGCGCATCAGCTGGGATGAAGCCTACGATATTATCGTCAGCAATATGCAACGGCTGATCAAAGAGTACGGTAACGAATCTATCTATCTCAACTATGGCACCGGCACGCTGGGCGGGACCTTAACCCGCTCCTGGCCGCCGGGAAAAACGCTGATCGCCCGCCTGATGAACTGCTGCGGCGGCTACCTCAACCATTACGGCGACTACTCTTCCGCCCAGATTGCCGCGGGTCTGAACTACACCTACGGCGGGTGGGCCGACGGCAACAGCCCATCCGACATTGAAAACAGTAAACTGGTTGTGCTGTTTGGCAATAACCCCGGCGAAACCCGTATGAGCGGCGGCGGGGTAACCTATTACCTTGAGCAGGCGCGACAGAAGTCTAACGCCCGGATGATTATTATCGATCCGCGCTATACCGATACTGGCGCAGGTCGCGAAGATGAGTGGATCCCGATTCGTCCGGGAACCGACGCCGCGCTGGTGAATGCGCTGGCGTATGTACTGATTACCGAAAACATGGTCGATCAGCCGTTCCTCGACACATACTGCGTGGGCTACGATGAAAAAACGCTGCCCGCCAGCGCGCCGAAAAACGGCCATTACAAAGCCTATATTTTGGGGGAAGGTAAAGACGGCATCGCCAAAACCCCTGAATGGGCGGCGCAGATCACCGGCATTCCGGCAGACCGCATCGTCAAACTGGCGCGTGAAATCGGCAGCGCTAAGCCTGCTTATATCAGCCAGGGGTGGGGGCCGCAGCGCCATGCGAACGGTGAAATCGCGACCCGTGCGATCTCCATGCTGGCGATCCTGACCGGTAACGTCGGCATTAACGGCGGCAACAGCGGCGCGCGCGAAGGCTCATACTCGCTGCCGTTTGAGCGGATGCCTACGCTGGAAAACCCGGTTGAAACCAGCATCTCCATGTTTATGTGGACCGATGCGATCGAACGTGGCCCGGAAATGACCGCGCTGCGTGACGGGGTGCGCGGCAAAGACAAGCTCGACGTGCCGATTAAAATGATCTGGAACTACGCGGGCAACTGCCTGATTAACCAGCACTCTGAAATCAACCGCACCCATGAAATCCTCCAGGATGACAAGAAGTGCGAAATGATTGTCGTCATTGACTGCCACATGACCTCATCGGCGAAATATGCCGATATTCTGCTGCCGGACTGCACCGCCTCTGAGCAGATGGACTTTGCGCTGGATGCCTCCTGCGGCAACATGTCCTACGTGATTTTTGCCGACCAGGCGATCAAACCGCACTTTGAGTGTAAAACCATCTATCAGATGACCAGCGAACTGGCGAAACGTCTGGGCGTTGAGCAGCAGTTTACCGAGGGGCGTAGCCAGGAAGAGTGGATGCGCCATCTGTACGAGCAGTCGCGTAAAGCTATCCCCGATCTGCCGACGTTTGAGGAATTCCGTAAGCAGGGCATCTTTAAACAGCGCGATCCGCAAGGGCATCACGTGGCCTATAAAGCCTTCCGCGACGATCCGCAGGCGAATCCGTTAACCACGCCGTCGGGCAGGATCGAAATCTACTCGCAGGAGCTGGCAGAGATTGCCGCCAGCTGGGAACTGCCGGAAGGGGATGTCATCGATCCGCTACCGATCTACACGCCGGGCTTTGAGAACTACAACGATCCGCTGACCAAAGACTATCCGCTGCAGCTGACCGGGTTCCACTACAAGTCTCGCGTCCACTCGACCTATGGCAACGTCGATGTCCTGAAAGCGGCCTGCCGCCAGGAGATGTGGATCAACCCGCTTGATGCGCAGAAGCGCGGGATCGCTAACGGCGATAAGGTGCGTATCTTTAACGGTCGTGGCGAACTGCACATCGAGGCGAAAGTCACGCCGCGTATGATGCCGGGCGTAGTGGCGCTAGGCGAGGGAGCCTGGTATGACCCGGATACGAAACGTATCGATCGGGGGGGCTGTATCAACGTTCTGACCACCCAGCGTCCGTCTCCTCTCGCCAAGGGGAACCCGTCACATACGAACCTTGTTCAGGTTGAGAAGGTGTAA
- a CDS encoding dimethyl sulfoxide reductase anchor subunit family protein, translated as MGSGWHEWPLMIFTVFGQCVVGGFIVLALALMKGELRAETQQRVTVCMVALWVLMGIGFIASVLHLGSPMRAFNSLNRVGSSALSNEIASGSIFFAVGGIGWLLAALKKLSPALRNLWLIATMILGVLFVWMMVRVYNSIDTVPTWYSVWTPLGFFLTLFLGGPLLGYLLLRVAGVDGWAMRLLPAISLLALVVSAIMSVMQGAELATIHSSIQQASALVPDYGTLMAWRIVVLAVAMCCWIVPQLKGYQPAVPLLSVAFILLLVGELIGRGVFYGLHMTAGVAVAS; from the coding sequence ATGGGAAGTGGATGGCATGAATGGCCGCTGATGATCTTCACGGTCTTTGGACAGTGCGTGGTGGGCGGCTTTATCGTTCTGGCGCTGGCGCTCATGAAGGGCGAACTGCGGGCGGAAACGCAGCAACGCGTTACAGTCTGTATGGTGGCGTTATGGGTGCTGATGGGGATCGGTTTTATCGCCTCGGTGCTGCACCTGGGGTCGCCGATGCGCGCGTTTAACTCGCTTAACCGCGTGGGTTCGTCGGCGCTGAGCAATGAAATCGCCAGCGGTTCGATTTTCTTCGCCGTTGGCGGTATCGGCTGGCTGCTGGCAGCGCTGAAAAAGCTCTCACCGGCGTTGCGTAACCTGTGGCTGATTGCCACGATGATTCTGGGCGTGCTTTTTGTCTGGATGATGGTGCGCGTGTATAACAGCATTGATACCGTGCCGACCTGGTACAGCGTCTGGACGCCGCTGGGCTTCTTCCTGACGCTGTTTCTGGGGGGACCGCTGCTTGGCTACCTGCTGCTGCGCGTGGCGGGCGTTGACGGCTGGGCCATGCGCCTGCTGCCGGCAATTTCTTTGCTGGCGCTGGTGGTGAGCGCCATTATGTCGGTGATGCAGGGTGCCGAGCTGGCGACGATTCATAGCTCCATACAGCAGGCGTCCGCGCTGGTGCCGGATTACGGCACGCTGATGGCCTGGCGCATTGTGGTGCTGGCGGTCGCGATGTGCTGCTGGATTGTCCCGCAGCTGAAAGGTTATCAGCCGGCGGTGCCGCTGCTGTCGGTGGCGTTCATTCTGTTGCTGGTGGGCGAACTGATTGGCCGCGGCGTGTTCTATGGCCTGCATATGACCGCAGGCGTGGCGGTAGCCAGCTAG
- a CDS encoding MFS transporter: MSTYTRPVLLLLSGLLLLTLAIAVLNTLVPLWLAQENLPTWQVGIVSSSYFTGNLVGTLLTGYLIKHLGFNRSYYLASLIFAAGCVGLGVMVGFWSWMAWRFVAGVGCAMIWVVVESALMCSGTSRNRGRLLAAYMMIYYVGTFLGQLLVSKVSTELMSVLPWVTAMVLAAILPLLFARILHQSEEQNTTPVSSMLKLRQARLGVNGCIISGIVLGSLYGLMPLYLKHQGIGNASIGFWMAVLVSAGILGQWPIGRLADKFGRLLVLRVQVFVVIVGSIAMLSQAAMAPALFILGAAGFTLYPVAMAWACEKVEQHQLVAMNQALLLSYTVGSLLGPSFTAMLMQNYSDNLLFIMIASVSFIYLLMLLRNAGHTPDPIAHV; the protein is encoded by the coding sequence ATGTCCACCTATACCCGGCCCGTCCTGCTTTTGCTGTCTGGCCTGCTTTTGTTGACCCTGGCGATCGCGGTGCTGAACACGCTGGTCCCGCTCTGGCTCGCCCAGGAAAACCTGCCAACCTGGCAGGTGGGTATTGTCAGTTCGTCCTATTTCACCGGTAATCTGGTCGGCACGTTACTGACGGGATATTTAATTAAGCATCTCGGATTTAACCGCAGCTATTATCTGGCGTCGCTGATTTTTGCCGCGGGCTGCGTCGGGCTGGGCGTGATGGTGGGCTTCTGGAGCTGGATGGCCTGGCGCTTCGTCGCCGGCGTGGGCTGCGCGATGATCTGGGTAGTGGTCGAAAGCGCGCTGATGTGCAGCGGCACCTCGCGCAATCGCGGTCGCCTGCTGGCGGCCTATATGATGATCTACTACGTTGGCACCTTCCTCGGCCAGCTGCTGGTCAGCAAAGTCTCTACGGAGCTCATGAGCGTATTGCCGTGGGTCACTGCAATGGTATTGGCGGCGATTTTGCCGCTGCTCTTTGCCCGGATCCTGCACCAGAGCGAAGAGCAGAACACCACGCCGGTATCGTCGATGCTGAAACTGCGTCAGGCGCGGCTGGGCGTCAACGGCTGTATTATCTCCGGGATTGTGCTCGGCTCGCTGTATGGCCTGATGCCGCTGTACCTCAAACACCAGGGGATCGGCAATGCCAGCATCGGCTTCTGGATGGCGGTGCTGGTCAGCGCGGGCATCCTGGGGCAGTGGCCGATTGGTCGTCTGGCCGATAAATTTGGCCGACTGCTGGTGCTGCGCGTGCAGGTGTTCGTGGTAATTGTCGGCAGTATTGCGATGCTCAGCCAGGCGGCGATGGCGCCGGCGCTGTTTATTCTCGGCGCGGCGGGCTTTACGCTCTACCCGGTGGCGATGGCGTGGGCGTGTGAAAAAGTTGAACAACACCAGCTTGTCGCCATGAATCAGGCGCTGTTGCTGAGTTACACCGTGGGCAGCCTGTTGGGACCTTCTTTCACCGCGATGCTAATGCAGAATTATTCCGATAATCTGCTGTTTATTATGATTGCCAGCGTATCGTTTATTTATTTACTGATGCTGCTGCGTAATGCCGGGCATACGCCGGATCCAATTGCTCACGTTTAA
- the lolA gene encoding outer membrane lipoprotein chaperone LolA gives MKKIAITCALLSGFVVSSVQADAAGDLKSRLDKVSSFHASFTQKVTDGSGAAVQEGQGDLWVKRPNLFNWHMTQPDESILVSDGKTLWFYNPFVEQATATWLKDATGNTPFMLIARNQSSDWQQYNIRQNGDDFVLTPKTGNGNLKQFTINVGRDGTIHQFSAVEQDDQRSSYQLKSQQNGAVDAAKFTFTPPQGVTVDDQRK, from the coding sequence ATGAAAAAAATTGCCATCACCTGTGCTTTGCTCTCAGGGTTCGTCGTCAGTAGCGTTCAGGCGGATGCCGCGGGCGATCTGAAGAGTCGTCTGGATAAAGTCAGCAGCTTCCACGCCAGCTTCACCCAGAAAGTCACTGACGGCAGCGGCGCCGCGGTGCAGGAAGGACAGGGCGATCTGTGGGTTAAGCGCCCGAATCTGTTCAACTGGCATATGACGCAGCCTGACGAAAGCATCCTGGTGTCCGACGGGAAAACACTGTGGTTCTATAACCCGTTTGTCGAACAGGCCACCGCGACCTGGCTGAAAGACGCAACCGGCAATACGCCGTTTATGCTGATTGCCCGTAACCAGTCCAGCGACTGGCAGCAGTACAACATCAGGCAGAACGGTGATGACTTTGTGCTGACGCCAAAAACCGGCAACGGAAACCTGAAGCAGTTCACCATCAACGTGGGGCGCGACGGAACTATCCATCAGTTCAGCGCCGTGGAACAGGACGACCAGCGCAGCAGTTATCAGCTGAAATCTCAGCAAAATGGCGCGGTGGACGCAGCGAAATTTACCTTTACCCCACCGCAAGGCGTAACGGTAGACGACCAACGTAAGTAG
- the rarA gene encoding replication-associated recombination protein RarA produces MSNLSLDFSDNTFQPLAARMRPENLAQYIGQQHLLAAGKPLPRAIEAGHLHSMILWGPPGTGKTTLAEVIARYANADVERISAVTSGVKEIREAIERARQNRNAGRRTILFVDEVHRFNKSQQDAFLPHIEDGTITFIGATTENPSFELNSALLSRARVYLLKSLTAEDIEQVLSQAMEDKTRGYGDQDIVLPDETRRAIAELVNGDARRALNTLEMMADMAEVDDSGKRVLLPALLTEIAGERSARFDNKGDRFYDLISALHKSVRGSAPDAALYWYARIITAGGDPLYVARRCLAIASEDVGNADPRAMQVAIAAWDCFTRVGPAEGERAIAQAIVYLACAPKSNAVYTAFKAAMSDARERPDYDVPVHLRNAPTKLMKEMGYGQEYRYAHDEPNAYAAGEEYFPEEMAQTRYYHPTNRGLEGKIGEKLAWLAGQDQNSPIKRYR; encoded by the coding sequence GTGAGCAATCTGTCGCTCGATTTTTCTGATAATACCTTTCAGCCCCTGGCCGCGCGGATGCGGCCAGAAAATTTAGCGCAGTACATCGGCCAGCAGCATCTGCTGGCTGCGGGAAAACCGCTGCCGCGCGCTATTGAGGCCGGACACCTGCACTCCATGATTTTATGGGGGCCGCCGGGCACCGGTAAAACCACGCTGGCCGAAGTGATTGCCCGCTACGCCAACGCCGACGTCGAGCGGATCTCGGCGGTAACTTCCGGGGTGAAAGAGATCCGCGAAGCCATTGAGCGCGCCCGCCAGAACCGTAACGCCGGGCGGCGCACTATCCTGTTCGTTGATGAAGTCCATCGCTTCAATAAGAGCCAACAGGATGCCTTTCTGCCCCATATTGAAGACGGCACCATCACCTTTATCGGCGCGACCACTGAAAACCCGTCATTTGAGCTGAATTCCGCACTGCTGTCGCGCGCCCGCGTCTATTTACTCAAGTCGCTGACCGCTGAGGATATCGAACAGGTTCTCTCTCAGGCGATGGAGGATAAAACCCGCGGCTATGGCGACCAGGATATCGTGCTACCGGACGAAACGCGCAGGGCGATTGCCGAACTGGTGAACGGCGACGCCCGCCGGGCGCTGAACACGCTGGAAATGATGGCCGATATGGCGGAGGTGGACGACAGTGGCAAACGCGTGCTGTTGCCCGCCCTGTTGACCGAAATCGCCGGGGAGCGCAGCGCCCGGTTTGATAACAAAGGCGACCGCTTCTACGACCTTATCTCCGCGCTGCATAAGTCAGTACGCGGCAGCGCGCCGGATGCCGCGCTCTACTGGTATGCGCGCATCATTACCGCCGGGGGCGATCCGCTGTACGTCGCGCGCCGCTGTCTGGCCATTGCCTCGGAAGATGTCGGCAATGCCGACCCGCGAGCGATGCAGGTGGCGATCGCCGCCTGGGACTGCTTTACCCGCGTGGGGCCAGCCGAAGGCGAACGCGCGATTGCGCAGGCGATTGTCTATCTGGCCTGCGCGCCGAAAAGCAATGCGGTATACACTGCCTTCAAAGCGGCGATGTCAGACGCCCGCGAACGTCCGGATTACGATGTGCCAGTGCATCTGCGCAATGCGCCGACGAAGCTGATGAAGGAGATGGGCTACGGTCAGGAATATCGCTATGCCCACGATGAGCCCAATGCTTACGCCGCCGGTGAAGAGTATTTCCCCGAGGAAATGGCGCAGACGCGCTATTATCATCCGACCAACAGAGGTCTGGAAGGTAAGATTGGCGAAAAGCTCGCCTGGCTTGCCGGACAGGATCAAAATAGCCCCATAAAACGCTACCGTTAG
- the dmsB gene encoding dimethylsulfoxide reductase iron-sulfur subunit DmsB: MTTQYGFFIDSSRCTGCKTCELACKDYKDLTPDVSFRRIYEYAGGDWQEDNGVWQQNVFAYYLSISCNHCADPACTKVCPSGAMHKREDGFVVVDEEVCIGCRYCHMACPYGAPQYNAAKGHMTKCDGCHDRVAEGKKPICVESCPLRALDFGPIDELRKKHGDLAAVAPLPGAHFTRPNIVIKPNANSRPTGDTTGYLANPKEV, encoded by the coding sequence ATGACAACCCAGTATGGATTTTTTATTGATTCCAGCCGTTGCACCGGTTGCAAAACCTGCGAACTGGCCTGTAAGGACTATAAAGATTTAACCCCGGACGTCAGCTTCCGCCGTATTTATGAGTATGCGGGGGGCGACTGGCAGGAGGACAACGGCGTCTGGCAGCAGAACGTTTTTGCCTATTATCTCTCCATTTCCTGCAACCATTGCGCTGATCCGGCCTGTACCAAAGTGTGCCCGAGCGGGGCGATGCATAAGCGGGAGGACGGCTTTGTGGTGGTGGATGAAGAGGTCTGCATCGGCTGCCGTTACTGCCATATGGCCTGCCCGTACGGCGCGCCGCAGTATAACGCCGCGAAGGGGCATATGACCAAATGCGACGGCTGCCACGATCGCGTTGCCGAGGGTAAGAAACCGATCTGCGTGGAATCCTGTCCGCTGCGCGCGCTGGACTTTGGCCCCATTGACGAACTGCGTAAAAAACATGGCGATCTGGCCGCCGTCGCCCCGCTGCCGGGCGCGCATTTCACCAGACCTAATATCGTTATTAAACCTAACGCCAACAGCCGCCCGACGGGAGACACCACGGGTTATCTGGCCAATCCGAAGGAGGTGTAA
- the ycaC gene encoding isochorismate family cysteine hydrolase YcaC, with the protein MARPYVRLDKNDAAVLLVDHQAGLLSLVRDIDPDKFKNNVLALGDLAKYFNLPTILTTSFETGPNGPLVPELKAQFPDAPYIARPGNINAWDNEDFVNAVKATGKKQLIIAGVVTEVCVAFPALSAIEEGFDVFVVTDASGTFNEITRHSAWDRMSQAGAQLMTWFGVACELHRDWRNDIEGLATLFSNHIPDYRNLMTSYDTLTKQK; encoded by the coding sequence ATGGCCAGGCCTTATGTTCGTCTTGATAAAAATGATGCTGCGGTTCTGCTGGTGGACCACCAGGCCGGGTTGCTCTCCCTGGTCAGGGACATCGACCCCGATAAATTCAAAAATAACGTGCTTGCCCTCGGCGATTTAGCCAAATATTTCAACCTCCCGACCATTCTGACGACCAGTTTCGAAACGGGTCCGAACGGTCCGCTGGTGCCTGAACTCAAGGCCCAGTTTCCCGATGCTCCCTACATCGCAAGGCCGGGCAACATCAACGCCTGGGATAACGAAGACTTTGTCAACGCCGTCAAAGCGACGGGAAAAAAACAGCTGATTATTGCTGGCGTGGTCACCGAAGTTTGCGTGGCGTTCCCTGCGCTTTCAGCGATTGAAGAAGGTTTTGACGTATTTGTAGTGACCGATGCGTCGGGCACATTCAATGAAATAACCCGCCATTCGGCGTGGGATCGGATGTCGCAGGCAGGCGCCCAGCTGATGACGTGGTTTGGCGTAGCCTGTGAACTTCACCGCGACTGGCGTAATGATATTGAAGGGCTGGCGACGCTGTTCTCCAACCATATCCCTGATTACCGCAACCTGATGACCAGCTACGATACCCTGACGAAACAGAAGTAA